In a single window of the Aridibaculum aurantiacum genome:
- a CDS encoding PAS domain S-box protein: MQESSTSLQIPMANYTMLFEAMAGNDVLLQADAPIFTIIAATPSYIEQSNSSRDAMFGKGIFEVFPDSDDPGNTGTKELLASLLKVIESKQPHQLPVQRYDTIGEDGQFIERYWRATNKPVFAPGGEVAYILHSVAEITDQINAEKREVQLDGIEKVHELFMNATIVVGLVNGDDYVLEMANKEAFKLWGKGEEIIGKPILEALPELNGQGIIELFDQVRSTGEPFIAHEVPVTSFAGGKEEQHYFNLVYQPYYSKNATKATGVFTISHDVTEQVKSRQIVQRSEEALKRFKFMADNAQDPFILMRQDGTFAYLNKKALDAWDYTDEEAKNIRVPDVDPVYKDEGFAKLFEQAQAEAISQFETIHKRKDGFVYPVEVKVNGLTIGGEPYMFSIARNITERRRSEEALRESEAKYRTLYESMDQGYCTIELIFDDNRCIDFRYLETNPAFERQSGLHNAIGKTITELAPNIEPKWFQIYGNVALTGNPIRVEEESKALNRWFEVYAMRVGGAEERKVGVFFTDITSRKSSELLLQENEALLRTVFDASPNSLSVFEPVVNDEGEIEDLKFLIVNHFTVETTGTADLVGKRYAEEFPHVRQAGILEAFLEVAKTGVPADFEKWYKGEGLQHWFRFIVNKVGNLVVATVEDITKRKEAEKAMQESETRFRSLADESPMFVFIIDADPTAPVNYWNKTWLQYTGQTLDKATGQAWASYLHADDLPFVMEHYTDAFQARTPYFIPAVRIKRHDGVYRWHAFKGHPRFDANGEFNGYIGVGFDVHEQKLAKENLEELVAQRTEELQRVNTELLRSNANLEEFAHAASHDLKEPVRKIHFFTNQLKQQLGSHFQEKEERAFNRIENATERMASLIDDLLLYSHVSQRPHEKETVDLNLKVQRVLEDLELDIEEKAAIIEIDTLPVVKGYPRQLQQVFQNLLSNALKYSSPGVVPQINVVAGQVTEMGKAYYSIAVRDNGIGFSPEYSDVIFKMFTRLHGKSEYSGTGVGLSIVKKVVENHDGMIRVETAPGAGSTFHVLLPV; encoded by the coding sequence ATGCAAGAATCTTCCACTTCTCTTCAGATACCAATGGCGAATTATACGATGCTTTTTGAAGCCATGGCTGGCAATGATGTTTTATTACAAGCGGATGCCCCAATTTTTACCATCATTGCAGCCACCCCTTCGTACATAGAACAATCCAACTCATCAAGAGATGCTATGTTTGGGAAAGGAATATTCGAAGTTTTTCCCGACAGTGATGATCCTGGAAATACAGGGACGAAAGAGTTGCTGGCATCCTTACTTAAGGTAATAGAAAGCAAACAGCCGCACCAACTTCCGGTGCAACGGTATGATACGATTGGAGAAGATGGACAATTCATAGAACGATACTGGAGGGCAACCAACAAGCCTGTATTTGCTCCTGGTGGTGAGGTAGCTTACATACTACATTCAGTGGCAGAAATTACCGATCAAATAAATGCTGAAAAAAGAGAAGTTCAGCTTGATGGTATTGAAAAAGTGCATGAGCTATTTATGAACGCTACTATTGTAGTGGGCCTGGTAAATGGTGATGATTATGTTTTGGAAATGGCCAATAAAGAAGCATTCAAACTATGGGGTAAAGGAGAAGAGATAATAGGCAAACCAATACTGGAAGCGTTGCCTGAATTGAACGGCCAGGGTATCATTGAGCTTTTTGACCAGGTACGCAGTACAGGTGAGCCTTTTATAGCCCACGAGGTGCCGGTTACTTCATTTGCTGGAGGAAAAGAAGAACAGCATTATTTCAACCTGGTTTATCAACCATACTACAGTAAGAATGCGACAAAAGCTACCGGGGTATTTACCATCTCTCATGATGTGACGGAGCAGGTTAAAAGCAGGCAAATAGTTCAGCGAAGCGAAGAGGCATTGAAGCGCTTTAAGTTTATGGCCGACAATGCACAGGATCCTTTTATCCTGATGCGGCAGGACGGCACATTTGCCTACCTGAATAAAAAAGCTTTAGATGCATGGGACTACACGGACGAGGAAGCTAAAAACATTCGTGTGCCCGATGTAGATCCCGTATACAAGGATGAAGGCTTTGCAAAACTTTTTGAACAAGCACAAGCAGAAGCGATCTCACAATTTGAAACCATTCATAAACGAAAGGACGGATTCGTTTATCCTGTTGAAGTGAAGGTGAACGGACTTACAATTGGTGGTGAACCATACATGTTTTCAATAGCCAGGAACATAACTGAACGTCGACGGTCGGAAGAAGCGCTTCGGGAAAGTGAAGCTAAATACCGGACCCTTTACGAGTCAATGGACCAGGGCTATTGTACAATTGAACTGATATTCGACGACAACAGGTGTATAGACTTTCGTTACCTGGAAACCAACCCAGCCTTTGAGCGGCAATCAGGACTGCATAATGCCATCGGCAAAACCATTACTGAACTGGCACCCAACATAGAACCTAAATGGTTTCAAATTTATGGCAACGTGGCCCTTACGGGCAATCCTATCCGGGTGGAGGAAGAATCAAAGGCTTTAAACAGGTGGTTTGAAGTATATGCTATGAGAGTAGGTGGTGCTGAAGAAAGAAAAGTCGGTGTATTTTTTACCGATATAACAAGCAGGAAATCTTCTGAGCTTTTACTACAAGAAAACGAGGCTTTGCTTCGGACCGTCTTTGATGCTTCACCTAACTCTCTTTCAGTATTTGAACCAGTTGTAAACGATGAGGGAGAAATAGAAGATCTGAAATTTTTAATTGTTAACCATTTTACGGTTGAAACAACCGGAACAGCTGACCTGGTGGGAAAACGCTATGCTGAGGAGTTTCCGCATGTAAGACAAGCAGGTATATTGGAAGCTTTTTTAGAAGTAGCCAAAACGGGTGTGCCTGCTGATTTTGAAAAATGGTACAAAGGCGAAGGACTGCAACACTGGTTTCGATTTATTGTTAACAAGGTAGGCAACCTTGTGGTTGCCACGGTGGAAGACATAACGAAACGAAAGGAAGCAGAGAAGGCTATGCAGGAAAGTGAAACACGTTTCCGATCGCTTGCTGATGAAAGTCCCATGTTTGTTTTCATCATTGATGCTGACCCTACGGCCCCGGTTAATTATTGGAACAAAACATGGCTTCAGTATACCGGCCAAACTTTAGATAAAGCAACAGGACAGGCATGGGCTAGTTACTTACATGCGGATGATCTACCCTTTGTCATGGAACATTACACCGATGCTTTCCAGGCCAGGACACCTTACTTTATTCCAGCAGTTAGAATAAAGCGGCATGATGGAGTTTACCGCTGGCATGCATTCAAAGGACATCCACGCTTTGATGCTAATGGCGAATTTAATGGTTATATAGGTGTTGGCTTTGATGTGCATGAACAAAAGCTGGCGAAGGAAAACCTGGAGGAACTGGTTGCTCAACGAACAGAGGAGTTACAACGCGTAAATACAGAACTATTACGCTCCAATGCCAATTTAGAAGAGTTTGCCCATGCTGCTTCTCATGACCTGAAAGAGCCGGTACGCAAAATTCATTTCTTTACCAACCAGCTAAAACAACAACTTGGTTCTCATTTCCAGGAAAAGGAAGAAAGGGCATTCAATAGGATAGAAAATGCAACTGAGCGGATGGCTAGTTTGATAGATGATCTATTGCTTTACTCCCACGTAAGCCAACGGCCGCACGAAAAGGAAACTGTTGATCTAAACTTAAAAGTGCAGCGGGTACTGGAAGACCTTGAACTGGATATTGAAGAGAAAGCTGCTATTATAGAAATTGATACGCTACCTGTAGTAAAAGGCTATCCACGACAACTGCAACAAGTGTTTCAAAACCTGCTGAGCAACGCACTCAAGTATAGCTCACCGGGTGTTGTACCACAAATAAATGTTGTTGCAGGACAGGTAACAGAAATGGGCAAAGCCTATTATTCAATTGCAGTTCGTGATAATGGCATTGGCTTTTCACCGGAATACTCTGATGTAATCTTCAAAATGTTTACCCGCCTGCACGGCAAGTCTGAATATAGTGGTACAGGTGTAGGGTTATCTATTGTGAAAAAGGTGGTAGAAAACCATGATGGAATGATAAGGGTTGAAACTGCTCCTGGCGCAGGTTCTACTTTTCATGTTTTACTTCCTGTTTAG